The Mixta hanseatica genome includes a region encoding these proteins:
- the htpX gene encoding protease HtpX codes for MMRIALFLLTNLAVMLVFGLILSLTGIQSSSVQGLMIMAGLFGFGGAFVSLLMSKWMALRSVGGEVIEQPRTETERWLMETVGRQAQQAGIAMPQVAIYHAPDINAFATGARRDASLVAVSTGLLQNMSRDEAEAVLAHEISHIANGDMVTMTLIQGIVNTFVIFISRILAQVAAGFMSGNREDEESSNGNPLVYFAVSMVLELVFGILASMITMWFSRHREFHADAGSARLVGREKMIAALQRLKTSYEPQEPGSMMAFCINGKGKSLSEFFMSHPPLDKRIEALRSGQYLK; via the coding sequence ATGATGCGTATTGCTCTTTTCCTGCTGACCAACCTTGCCGTGATGTTGGTATTCGGGCTGATTCTGAGCCTGACAGGAATTCAGTCAAGCAGTGTGCAGGGCCTGATGATAATGGCAGGTCTGTTTGGCTTTGGCGGTGCGTTTGTTTCACTGCTGATGTCGAAATGGATGGCACTACGTTCCGTTGGCGGTGAAGTGATTGAACAGCCGCGTACTGAAACGGAACGCTGGCTAATGGAAACGGTAGGGCGTCAGGCGCAGCAGGCGGGTATCGCTATGCCGCAGGTGGCGATTTATCATGCTCCTGACATTAACGCGTTTGCCACCGGCGCACGTCGCGACGCCTCGCTGGTCGCTGTTTCTACCGGCCTGTTGCAGAACATGAGCCGTGATGAGGCGGAAGCCGTGCTGGCGCATGAAATCAGTCATATCGCTAACGGCGACATGGTTACCATGACGCTGATTCAGGGCATTGTGAACACCTTTGTGATCTTTATTTCCCGCATTCTCGCGCAGGTTGCTGCAGGCTTTATGTCGGGCAACCGGGAAGATGAAGAGAGCAGCAACGGCAACCCGCTGGTCTATTTTGCCGTATCGATGGTGCTGGAGCTGGTATTTGGTATTCTGGCCAGCATGATCACCATGTGGTTCTCGCGTCACCGTGAGTTCCATGCCGATGCCGGTTCTGCGCGCCTGGTTGGGCGTGAAAAAATGATTGCGGCGCTGCAGCGGTTGAAAACCAGCTACGAGCCGCAGGAGCCAGGCAGCATGATGGCGTTTTGCATCAACGGTAAAGGCAAATCGCTAAGCGAATTCTTTATGTCGCATCCGCCGTTGGATAAACGTATTGAAGCGCTGCGCAGCGGTCAGTATCTGAAATAA